One Saccharomyces eubayanus strain FM1318 chromosome XVI, whole genome shotgun sequence DNA segment encodes these proteins:
- the YME1 gene encoding i-AAA protease YME1, protein MNVSKILASPTITSNVLRILAPRLPQIGASLLVQRGWILRSRQSHRFYSEKANDEPPSKKGGESTRKASGKATASSNDNAAPPPPSNTNDKIKQPNVAVSHAMLATREQEANKDLTSPDAQAAFYKLLLQSNYPQYVVSRFETPGIASSPECMELYMEALQRIGRHSEADAVRQNLLTASSAGAVNPSLASSSSNQSGYHGNFPSMYSPFYGSRKEPLHVVVSESTFTVVSRWVKWLLVFGVLTYSFSEGFKYITENTTLLKSSEVADKSVDVAKTNVKFDDVCGCDEARAELEEIVDFLKDPTKYESLGGKLPKGVLLTGPPGTGKTLLARATAGEAGVDFFFMSGSEFDEVYVGVGAKRIRDLFAQARSRAPAIIFIDELDAIGGKRNPKDQAYAKQTLNQLLVELDGFSQTSGIIIIGATNFPEALDKALTRPGRFDKVVNVDLPDVRGRADILKHHMKKITLADNVDPTIIARGTPGLSGAELANLVNQAAVYACQKNAISVNMSHFEWAKDKILMGAERKTMVLTDAARKATAYHEAGHAIMAKYTNGATPLYKATILPRGRALGITFQLPEMDKVDITKRECHARLDVCMGGKIAEELIYGKDNTTSGCGSDLQSATGTARAMVTQYGMSDDVGPVNLSENWETWSNKIRDIADNEVIELLKDSEERSRRLLTKKNVELHRLAQGLIEYETLDAHEIEQVCKGEKLDKLKTSTNTVVEGPDSDERKDIGGDKPKIPTMLNA, encoded by the coding sequence ATGAACGTTTCCAAAATACTGGCGTCGCCCACAATCACATCAAATGTTTTGCGCATACTAGCTCCCAGGTTGCCTCAGATTGGCGCCTCTTTGCTAGTTCAAAGAGGGTGGATTTTAAGATCGAGACAATCCCATCGTTTCTACTCGGAAAAGGCCAACGACGAACCACCTTCGAAAAAAGGGGGTGAAAGCACCAGGAAGGCGTCTGGCAAAGCTACGGCATCTTCAAACGACAATGCTGCACCACCACCGCCATCCAACActaatgataaaattaaaCAGCCGAATGTAGCTGTATCGCATGCTATGCTAGCCACAAGGGAGCAGGAGGCCAACAAAGATTTAACGAGCCCTGATGCACAAGCGGCTTTTTATAAGCTTCTTCTACAATCAAACTATCCCCAATATGTGGTATCCAGATTTGAGACCCCTGGTATTGCTTCATCGCCCGAGTGTATGGAATTGTACATGGAGGCATTGCAAAGAATAGGCAGACACTCGGAAGCGGATGCTGTTAGGCAGAACCTATTGACAGCCAGTTCTGCTGGTGCAGTCAATCCATCTTTGGCGTCATCTTCGTCGAACCAGTCGGGTTATCATGGAAACTTCCCATCTATGTACTCTCCATTTTACGGGTCTCGCAAAGAACCGCTGCATGTTGTCGTTTCAGAGTCAACCTTTACTGTTGTGTCAAGATGGGTTAAATGGCTACTTGTGTTTGGTGTATTGACCTATTCTTTCTCAGAAGGTTTCAAATATATCACAGAAAACACAACATTACTCAAATCATCAGAAGTAGCAGATAAATCGGTCGATGTTGCTAAAACGAATGTCAAGTTTGATGATGTATGCGGTTGTGATGAAGCTCGTGCAGAGTTAGAGGAGATAGTTGACTTCTTAAAGGATCCTACCAAGTATGAATCTTTGGGTGGTAAACTACCTAAAGGTGTATTATTGACTGGTCCTCCCGGTACGGGTAAAACCTTATTGGCCAGAGCTACAGCCGGGGAGGCTGGTGtagacttttttttcatgtcCGGTTCTGAGTTCGATGAAGTTTACGTTGGTGTTGGTGCTAAACGTATCCGTGATTTGTTTGCTCAAGCACGTTCTCGCGCCCCTGCTATCATTTTTATAGATGAACTAGATGCTATTGGCGGTAAACGTAATCCAAAGGACCAAGCGTACGCCAAGCAGACCCTAAATCAATTATTGGTCGAATTAGACGGTTTCTCGCAAACAAGTGGAATTATCATTATCGGTGCCACTAATTTCCCAGAAGCTTTAGACAAAGCGTTAACCAGACCAGGTAGATTCGATAAAGTTGTGAATGTTGATTTACCCGATGTTCGTGGTCGCGCTGACATTTTGAAACACcacatgaaaaaaataacattaGCAGATAATGTCGATCCAACAATTATTGCTCGTGGTACTCCAGGCTTATCGGGTGCTGAGCTGGCCAACCTGGTCAATCAAGCAGCAGTGTATGCCTGTCAAAAGAACGCAATATCTGTCAACATGTCACATTTCGAATGGGCTAAGGACAAAATTTTGATGGGTGCCGAAAGGAAAACTATGGTTTTAACAGATGCGGCTAGGAAAGCCACCGCTTACCACGAGGCTGGTCATGCGATTATGGCCAAATACACCAACGGTGCTACCCCTCTATACAAGGCTACTATTTTACCCAGGGGCAGAGCATTAGGTATTACTTTTCAACTACCAGAAATGGATAAGGTTGATATTACGAAAAGAGAGTGTCATGCCCGGTTGGATGTGTGCATGGGAGGAAAAATTGCTGAGGAGTTAATTTATGGCAAAGACAACACCACAAGTGGTTGTGGGTCTGATCTACAGAGCGCAACCGGTACAGCAAGAGCTATGGTGACGCAGTATGGTATGAGTGATGATGTGGGCCCTGTAAATTTGTCAGAGAATTGGGAAACTTGGTCGAATAAAATACGCGATATTGCCGACAATGAGGTGATTgagcttttgaaagattcaGAGGAAAGGAGTAGAAGATTACTGACCAAGAAGAATGTTGAGCTCCACAGACTTGCTCAAGGTCTTATTGAGTACGAGACACTTGATGCGCatgaaattgaacaagtttgcaaaggtgaaaaattggataAGCTCAAAACATCTACAAATACTGTTGTGGAAGGTCCAGACAGTGACGAACGTAAGGATATAGGAGGTgacaaaccaaaaattccGACGATGTTAAATgcatga
- the CCL1 gene encoding TFIIH complex kinase subunit CCL1, which translates to MTDVQVIEENAANAVTAEVVEKDKEAPAKPPAENNKPPNYKRISDDDLYRHSSQYRMWSYTKEQLEEKRVDTNSRAVASIEEDLLKFREAHNLIEEEVKILEAKAIPLTMEEELSLVNFYAKKVQVIAQHLNLPTEVVATSISFFRRFFLENSVMHIDPKSIVHTTIFLACKSENYFISVDSFAQKAKSTRESIIKYEFKLLESLKFSLLNHHPYKPLHGFFLDIQNVLYGKVDLNYMGQIYDRCKKRITGALLTDAVYLYTPPQITLATLLIEDEALVTRYLEMKFPSDEKIQEEEPTENKEAQNDGSKVEKDEDQGIEDDKTSIDSAKLLAVIMACKELIEETAPLSTEDAKRIAAKNYYCQNPSSLIQKLKRKMNEDTSAPEKRQKI; encoded by the coding sequence ATGACTGATGTTCAGgtaattgaagaaaatgctgCCAACGCTGTTACTGCGGAAGTAgtagaaaaagacaaagaagcCCCAGCTAAACCGCCTGCGGAGAACAATAAGCCACCGAATTATAAAAGAATATCAGATGATGATCTCTATAGACACTCGTCGCAGTACAGGATGTGGTCGTATACTAAGGAGCAGCTTGAGGAGAAGAGGGTGGACACAAATTCTCGAGCGGTAGCCTCTATTGAGGAAGATTTATTAAAATTCAGAGAAGCTCACAATCtaatagaagaagaggtaaAAATTCTAGAAGCAAAGGCTATTCCCCTGACAATGGAAGAGGAGTTGAGTTTGGTGAATTTCTACGCGAAGAAAGTTCAAGTAATAGCCCAGCATTTAAATTTGCCCACTGAAGTGGTGGCCACCTCGATATCATTTTTTAGGCGGTTTTTCTTAGAAAACTCGGTTATGCACATTGATCCTAAAAGTATTGTCCACACTACAATTTTCTTAGCTTGTAAATCGGAGAACTATTTCATTAGTGTAGATTCCTTTGCTCAAAAGGCCAAATCAACAAGAGAAAGTATCATTAAATATGAGTTCAAATTACTAGAGTCGTTAAAGTTTTCATTGTTAAACCATCATCCTTACAAACCGCTGCATGGCTTTTTTCTAGATATTCAAAACGTCCTTTACGGTAAGGTGGACTTAAATTATATGGGCCAAATTTATGATAGATGTAAGAAAAGGATAACTGGCGCATTGTTAACCGACGCAGTGTATTTATATACCCCTCCCCAAATAACATTAGCAACACTGCTAATAGAGGATGAAGCCTTGGTGACGAGGTACCTCGAAATGAAATTTCCTAGTGACGAAAAAATCCaggaagaagaaccaaCCGAAAATAAAGAGGCTCAAAACGACGGCAGCAAGGTAGAGAAAGATGAGGACCAAGGcattgaagatgataagACTTCAATAGATTCGGCAAAACTGCTAGCGGTCATAATGGCGTGCAAGGAACTTATCGAGGAAACAGCGCCTTTGAGTACTGAAGACGCCAAGAGAATCGCAGCAAAGAATTATTACTGCCAAAATCCATCAAGCCTAATTCAGAAACTAAAGAGAAAGATGAACGAAGACACTTCCGCTCCtgaaaaaaggcaaaaaatataa
- the ATH1 gene encoding alpha,alpha-trehalase ATH1, whose protein sequence is MMKRIRFPWSDEEASYSNLNNSPSLRNKKSGNNYTRSKYYYTFTRFDLINSILLSVMLFLLAILITALYFTRNSRQSISHASRAILFNPLGVISQSLGNHTLNYDPEARESSKKLYELLSDFNTAYYDDDNMILGTNLFSQNTYSRQPYVANGYIGSRIPNIGFGYALDTLNFYTDAPGALDNGWPLRNHRYAGAFVSDFYCLEAKLNSTNFPELDDVGYSSVISSIPQWTNLQFSLVNTSQWFNPQNVTLDDVTNYSQNLSMKDGIVTTELDWLDSQIHVKSEIWAHRNIHPLGVVSLEVSLNMDHLPADFDSLEINIWDILDFDSSHRTVLQELGTDEKNNAVFMVVQPDNVPSSNCAIYSACTVKFENSTESINAGQSFEDNDSHTSSNVYHVILTEDQPKIIVHKYVGIMSSEFNRNKEQQNDTNVDLAKMIALNSKGNYQQLLSSHKRAWYDLYNDAFIEIPSDSLLEMTARSSLFHLLANTRNYNVSSDRGLPVGVSGLSSDSYGGMVFWDADIWMQPALLPFFPNVAQNMNNYRNSTHAQAILNAEQYGYPGAIYPWTSGKFANCTSTGPCVDYEYHINVDVAMASFSIYLNGHEGIDDEYLRYTTWPIIKNAAQFFTAYVKYNSSLGMYETYNLTDPDEFANHVNNGAFTNAGIKTLLKWATDVGNHLGEVIDPKWSEISKDIYIPRSSSNITLEYSGMNSSVEIKQADVTLMVYPLGYINDESILNNAIKDLYYYSERQSASGPAMTYPVFAAAAASLLNHGSSSQSYLYKSVLPYLRAPFAQFSEQSDDNFLTNGLTQPAFPFLTANGGFLQSILFGLTGIRYSYEVDPDTKKINRLLRFNPIELPLLPGGIAIRNFKYMNQVLDIIIDDHNGTIVHKSGDVPIHIKIPNRSLIHDQDINFYNGSESTKKAKLERRGLDRVGEPMRMDRYGTYYILNPNQELTVQLFKPGLNAENNIAENKQVTNLTAGVPGDVAFSALDGNNYTHWQPLEKTQRAKLLIDLGEYKEKEITKGMILWGQRPARNISISILPHSEKIENIFANVTEIMQNPGNNQILNQTIGQLLDDAGVPVENVIDLSDIEPEDEESFGEVQALLHWKKEDLAKLIEQIPRLNFLKRKFVKILDNMPVNPSEPYYESSRNQSLIEILPSNRTTFTIDYDRLQVGDKGNTEWRKARYIVVAVQGVYDDDDDSKGATIKEIVLNS, encoded by the coding sequence atgatgaaaagaataagatTTCCTTGGTCCGATGAGGAGGCTTCCTATTCCAATCTCAACAATTCTCCTAGCTtgagaaataaaaagagtGGTAATAATTACACCCGCTCCAAATATTATTACACTTTTACGAGATTTGACTTAATCAATTCAATCTTACTATCGGTGATGCTATTTTTGTTAGCTATCCTCATTACTGCATTATATTTCACAAGGAACTCTAGGCAGTCGATTTCGCATGCTTCGAGAGCCATTCTGTTTAATCCTCTAGGAGTTATATCACAGTCACTTGGAAATCATACATTGAACTATGACCCAGAAGCCAGAGAGTCCTCCAAAAAGTTGTACGAACTTCTTTCCGATTTCAATACGGCATACTATGATGACGATAACATGATTTTAGGTACCAACCTGTTTTCGCAGAATACATATTCGAGACAGCCGTATGTTGCTAACGGTTATATAGGTAGCCGGATTCCCAATATTGGGTTTGGGTACGCATTAGACACTCTAAACTTTTATACAGATGCTCCAGGCGCTTTGGATAACGGTTGGCCCTTGAGAAATCACAGGTATGCTGGTGCGTTTGTATCAGACTTTTACTGTCTAGAAGCAAAATTAAACTCCACAAACTTCCCCGAATTGGATGACGTGGGATACTCCTCCGTCATTTCCTCTATTCCTCAATGGACCAATCTACAGTTCTCCTTAGTGAATACTTCTCAATGGTTCAACCCGCAAAATGTTACATTGGATGACGTAACTAACTATAGTCAAAATTTGTCAATGAAGGATGGTATTGTAACCACAGAGCTAGACTGGTTAGATAGCCAAATACACGTCAAAAGCGAAATTTGGGCACATAGAAATATCCATCCGTTAGGAGTGGTTTCTTTGGAAGTTTCTTTAAATATGGACCACTTACCTGCTGATTTTGATTCATTAGAGATCAATATATGGGACATACTCGATTTCGACTCATCCCACAGAACAGTTCTACAGGAGTTGGGAacagatgaaaaaaacaacgcTGTTTTCATGGTTGTTCAGCCAGACAATGTGCCATCCTCTAATTGTGCCATTTATTCTGCGTGTACTGTgaagtttgaaaattctACAGAGTCAATCAATGCTGGCCAATCATTTGAAGATAACGACAGCCATACATCATCAAATGTCTATCATGTTATATTAACAGAGGATCAACCCAAAATAATCGTTCATAAATATGTCGGTATAATGTCTAGTGAATTCAACAGGAACAAAGAGCAGCAAAACGATACTAACGTTGACCTTGCTAAAATGATAGCACTCAACAGCAAAGGCAATTACCAACAGCTTCTGTCAAGTCACAAGCGTGCGTGGTATGACCTTTATAATGATGCATTTATTGAGATTCCTTCTGACAGTCTTCTGGAAATGACTGCGAGGTCTTCCCTGTTCCACCTGCTAGCAAACACAAGGAACTACAATGTTTCAAGCGATAGAGGACTGCCAGTGGGGGTGTCTGGCTTATCTTCAGATTCTTATGGTGGTATGGTGTTTTGGGATGCAGATATATGGATGCAACCAGCCCTATTGCCCTTTTTTCCCAATGTCGCTCAAAATATGAACAATTACAGAAATTCCACTCATGCCCAGGCAATTTTGAACGCAGAGCAATATGGTTATCCGGGAGCTATATATCCTTGGACATCTGGGAAATTTGCTAATTGTACTTCGACGGGGCCCTGCGTTGATTACGAATATCATATCAATGTCGATGTTGCAATGGCTTCCTTTTCGATATATCTGAATGGCCATGAGGGAATTGACGACGAGTATTTGAGATATACTACGTGGCCAATTATCAAGAATGCAgctcaatttttcactgCCTACGTCAAATacaattcttctttgggGATGTATGAAACATACAACTTAACAGACCCTGATGAGTTTGCAAATCACGTAAATAATGGTGCGTTCACTAACGCTGGAATTAAAACGCTTTTGAAGTGGGCAACAGACGTTGGCAACCATCTTGGCGAGGTCATTGATCCCAAATGGAGCgaaatttctaaagatATATACATCCCAAGATCTTCGTCTAATATTACTTTAGAATACTCTGGAATGAATAGTTCAGTGGAGATTAAACAGGCAGATGTGACCTTAATGGTTTATCCACTCGGGTATATCAATGATGAATCGATCCTGAACAATGCAATCAAAGATCTTTATTACTACTCGGAAAGGCAATCTGCATCCGGACCCGCAATGACGTATCCTGTttttgctgctgctgctgccagTCTACTGAATCATGGCTCTTCCTCTCAGAGCTATTTGTACAAGTCGGTCCTTCCATATTTAAGGGCTCCGTTTGCTCAATTTAGTGAGCAATCCGACGACAACTTCTTAACCAATGGGTTAACTCAGCCAGCTTTCCCCTTTTTGACAGCCAATGGTGGATTCCTACAAAGCATCTTGTTTGGGCTAACAGGTATCAGATACTCTTATGAAGTGGATCCTGACACTAAGAAAATTAACCGTTTGTTAAGGTTCAATCCCATAGAGTTACCCTTGCTGCCTGGAGGTATTGCTattagaaatttcaagTACATGAATCAAGTCCTTGATATTATAATTGATGATCATAATGGCACAATTGTTCATAAATCAGGGGATGTTCCGATACATATAAAGATACCTAACAGATCTTTAATACACGACCAGGACATCAACTTTTATAATGGTTCTGAAAGTACAAAAAAGGCAAAGTTAGAGCGTCGAGGGCTCGACCGTGTTGGTGAACCAATGCGGATGGATCGCTATGGTACctattatattttaaaCCCAAATCAAGAGCTCACGGTTCAGTTATTTAAACCTGGTTTAAATGCAGAAAATAACATAgcagaaaataaacaagTAACAAATTTAACAGCAGGCGTTCCTGGTGACGTTGCATTTTCTGCTTTGGATGGGAATAACTACACACATTGGCAGCCATTAGAGAAAACTCAACGCGCTAAGCTATTGATCGATTTAGGTGAATATAAGGAGAAAGAGATTACCAAGGGAATGATTCTTTGGGGCCAACGGCCCGCAAGAAATATTTCGATTTCTATCTTGCCTCATTCcgaaaaaattgaaaacattTTTGCTAATGTGACAGAAATTATGCAAAACCCGGGGAATAACCAAATTCTTAATCAAACAATTGGCCAACTTCTAGATGATGCTGGAGTACCGGTCGAAAATGTTATTGATTTGAGCGACATTGAACCGGAGGATGAAGAATCTTTTGGTGAAGTTCAAGCCTTATTACATTGGAAGAAAGAGGACTTGGCGAAGCTAATCGAGCAGATACCTAGActaaactttttgaaaagaaaatttgtcaAAATTCTTGATAACATGCCTGTGAACCCAAGTGAGCCATATTACGAATCAAGTCGTAACCAATCGCTGATTGAGATATTGCCCAGTAATAGAACAACTTTTACTATTGATTACGATAGGTTACAAGTGGGCGATAAAGGAAATACAGAGTGGAGGAAGGCCAGATATATAGTTGTGGCAGTACAAGGAGTGtacgatgacgatgatgatagCAAGGGAGCTACGATCAAGGAAATCGTGCTCAACAGTTGA